Within Candidatus Neomarinimicrobiota bacterium, the genomic segment AAAGGGTAGTATCCCGGTAAAAAACACAATGCCGTACTGGGGAAACGACAAACCCTGTAGCTCACCGTATGCCAGGGTTAGAGGAATTCCTATAATAAGTAAGGCCCAGGAGCTGTAGACCAGGTTCTCGATGAACTTCACCCGGAAAATCTGAACGTCTTCCAGGGGCATGGTCATCAAAAAGGCCACCTCAGGTGAGCGATAGAATGTAGAAAAACCGGTGATCAGATTGGATAGAACCAACAGGTAAAAAATAATGGACCAGCCCAAATAGAACAGGCGCTCCAGGAAAACCTCTCCCAGCTCTCCCTGGCGGATCAAAAATTGTCCCCCGCTTAAAAACAAGCGATATCCACCTAGAATAAGTGCCAACACAATGAAACTGGAAACCAGAATCTCCAAGCGCTTTTTCTTGAATACCCCCGCGAGAAAACCCCGCATGCTTTGCTGTTTAACCCGAAATAGGAGTTGGGCTTTTTGGGTAACTATTGAATAACCTCTATTCTATATTTCAATTTTTAGTGGCTCCTGTCAGGAAATTGACGGTCCGGTCAAACCCGCGCACCGCTGCGCGCCTCTTCCTCTTCAACGATTCGGAGGAAACGTTCTTCAAGATTTTCCCGGTCGCCGGAAACAGAGCGAAATGATTCTACGGTTCCGACTCCCAGAAGTTTTCCACGGTTGATAATGGCAATTCGATCTGATAGCTCTTCTGCCACCGCCAGGTTGTGGGTGGAAATGAACACAGTCACACCACTCCGGCTGCGTTCTTTTAGCATATCCTTAATAATTCTAGCTGTCTTGGGATCCAGGCCAACCATGGGTTCATCGATGATCAGGATCTCCGGTTGATGTAAAAACGCCGAGGCAAAGGCCAGGCGCTGTTTCATTCCTTGTGAATATCCTGAAATTCTATCTCCTAACCACTCCTGCATAAATAAACGCTCTGTAAGTTGCTCCTGCTCCTGCTTAATGAGGGTATTATCCATGGAGTACAATTGACCCACCATCATTAACAACTCCAGGCCAGTCAAATGTTGGTAGAGAAAAGCTGCATCTGGAACATAGCCAATGATCGACTTGACTTTCCGGGGCTCCTTTTTAAGATCAAAGCCACCCATTTTAAGCGACCCTGAAGTAGGTGTCATCAATCCCACCATCATTTTTATGGTGGTGGTTTTTCCGGCACCATTGGGACCTAAAAAGCTAAAGAGCTCACCTTTCTCAACATGTAACGAAAGGTCATTTACAGCTAAAGTGGTTTCAAATTGTTTATACAGCTGGGTCAGTTTTATCATTTCAAGTTCATCTTCTTCTACACTTTTTGGTTATTGTATCTATGAACCATCCAAACATTTGGTTCTGTATAAATCCCACTATCGTTTGCTATATCAATTTTAACTGTCGTTAAAGCGCTTGAAATAATGTATGTGCTACTTGATTGAAAAGATAATCCTGTCCAATCCTGCCACTCCTTAACACGCCCGCTAATCTGCATCGATTGTGGGCAGATCTTCATGATTTGGGCACCCAGTCTTTCATGAACCCTAATCCAGGGGTCAAAACATTTATCATCCTTTTGCCAGCCGATGTAAGTCTCCATAGACAGCAGTGGATAATCACATTTTTGG encodes:
- a CDS encoding ABC transporter ATP-binding protein encodes the protein MIKLTQLYKQFETTLAVNDLSLHVEKGELFSFLGPNGAGKTTTIKMMVGLMTPTSGSLKMGGFDLKKEPRKVKSIIGYVPDAAFLYQHLTGLELLMMVGQLYSMDNTLIKQEQEQLTERLFMQEWLGDRISGYSQGMKQRLAFASAFLHQPEILIIDEPMVGLDPKTARIIKDMLKERSRSGVTVFISTHNLAVAEELSDRIAIINRGKLLGVGTVESFRSVSGDRENLEERFLRIVEEEEARSGARV